The DNA window ATCGCGGCGATGTAGAGCGGCAGGTTGTCGCGGACCGGCGTGAACAGCAGCCGCAGCGCCTTGCCCGGGCCGCCGGGAAGGGGCAGCTTGATGTGCTCGCCGTCGTACTCGAGCTTCTGCCGGCCGAGCACCTTGCGGATCACGTCGACGTACTCGCGGGTGCGGGCGAGCGGCTTGGCGAACGGGACGCCGTACCAGCCCTCGGAGACCTGCGGCCCGGACACGCCGAGGCCGAGCCGGAACCTGCCGCCGGACAGCGCGTCGAGCGTGGCGGCGGCCATCGCGGTGGCGGCGGGCGTCCGCGCCGGGATCTGGAACACGGCGGCGCCGACGTCGATCCGCTCGGTGTGCGCCGCGACCCAGGTCAGGACGGTGAGCGCGTCGGAGCCGTACGCCTCGGCCGCCCACACGCTCGAGTAGCCCAGCCGGTCCGCCTCGACGGCGAGGGCGAGGTTGTCCGCGTGGCCTTCGGAGGCCCAGTAACCGAGGTTGAGCCCTAGGCGCATGCGCGAGCGACTCCCTGCGTGTGTCGTCTGTGGGTGAGTGGCCTGGCGAGCCTACTGGCCGCGGCTGGGCGCCGTTCCAGTAGCCTCTCGTCGGTGGAGCAGCGCTATCTCGGTCGAACCGGTCTCAAGGTGTCCCGGTTGGCGCTCGGCACCATGACCTGGGGCCGCGACACCGACGAGCACGAGGCGCGCGACCAACTGCTCGCGTTCGTCGACGCGGGCGGGACGCTCGTGGACACGGCCGCCGGGTACGCCGACGGTGACAGCGAACGGGTGCTGGGCTCGTTCATCGGCGATCTCGTACCGCGCGACCTGCTCGTGGTGGCGACGAAGTCCGGCATCTCCCGGCGTACGGGCACCCGCGTGGTCGACGTGTCGCGGCGGACGCTGCTCGCCGATCTGGAGGGATCGCTGCGGCGGCTGCGGCTGGAGTGCGTGGACCTGTGGCAGGTGCACACGTGGAGCGACGCGGCACCGTTGGAGGAGACGCTGTCGGCGTTGGACTACGCGGTGTCGTCGGGCCGGGCGCGGTACGTGGGGGTGTCGAACTACTCGGGCTGGCAGACGGGCCGGGCGGTGACGTACCAGCAGGCGTGGCCCGGTCGGGCGCCGATCGTGTCGACGCAGGTGGAGTACTCGCTGCTGCAGCGCGGGATCGAACGCGAGGTGCTGCCGGCGGCTGCTTCGTTGGGCCTCGGGGTCCTGCCGTGGTCGCCGCTGGGGCGGGGCGTGCTGACCGGGAAGTACCGGTCCGGGACGCCGGCCGACTCGCGGGCCGCGTCGCCGCACTTCGAACGCTTCGTCGGGATCTACCTGGACAAGCGCTCGCACCGCGTGGTGGACGCGGTGGTCCGGGCGGCGGACGGCCTGGGCCTGGCGCCGTTGGAGGTGGCGTTGGCCTGGGTCCGCGACCGCCCCGGCGTGACGGCCCCGGTGGTGGGCGCCCGGACGGCCGCCCAGCTCCGCGGGTCCCTGACTGTGGAAGACGTCACCCTTCCGCCCGAGATCACCGCCGCCCTGGACGACGTCTCCGCCTGACCACCGCGCGCCCATCCGCCAGCAGCACCGACCTATGCATCGGGTTCTAGCTGCCGAGCTTCTCGATCACCTTGAGCGCGACCTTCTTCGCGGTCTCGGTCTGGGCGGCATCGTCTTCGCCGGGGGCGTCGACGTAGATGCTGGTGGTTCCCTTGCGGGCGAACAGCAACGCACGTTGGACGTACGCCTGGTCGCCGACTCCTTCGACGACGTCGTAGCCGTCGGCCTCGTCCTTGAACAATGACTCGGAGGTGACGCCGAGCTCGACGACGAGGTGCTTCAGGCCGAGGGTCCATTCGTAACCCCGCTTGCCGTCCTCGTCGCTCGGCGCCTGGTCCTCGACGGTCAGGCCGGTGAGCGACTTCACCTCGTCCGCAGTCAGCAGCTGACAGGTCTGCGGCAGCGCGGTCGGGTCGGCCGTGGGTCCGGTGCTGGTAGTTGCGCTCGGTCCCGGCGACGCCGTGTTCGAGTCGAGGACGCCGCAGCCGCTGACGGCGAGCAGAGCGACGAGCAGAACGGATGCGACCGCGCCGAGGCGGGTGGCGCGCGAAACAGCAGGCACGTAAGGACTCCGTGGGTTCGAGAGGTGATCGGCGCCGTGCCCGCGCTCGCAGCCTCGCAAAGCTAGCAAGTCCCGCGCCCGTTCCGCCCCCACAGCACTGAACGGGCAACGATCGTTGCCCGTTCAGCTCCCCTCCATGCGACCCGGCCTACGCAGCCGAGGCCCGCCGCTTCTTGCCCACCGCGTCGCCCAGCAGGAGCAGGAGGCCACCGATGATCAGCGCGCCGATCGAGGCCCCGATCTGCAGGCCCTCCGGCAGATGGCTGACCAGCTGCCAACCGCTGAGGTTCTTGTCGAGCACGTTCAGAATGATCGGCACCAGCCCCTGCGGCACCGCGATGATCACGCCGATGATCTGGAGAAAGTCCTTCATGGGTTGTCCTTTCAGCGTTCAGAGGTAGCGGGTTGGCGAGGCGGGCTGAGCAACACCCACAGCGGACCGACGACGAACCAGATGCCGAGCACGATGGTCAGCCGCGGGATCCAGCCCCACGGCCACTCCCAGAAGACCCGCGTCTGCTCGTTCATGCCGAAGATCGCGACGAGGATGCCCATGATTCCGCAGGCGATCGCCCAAGCCAGCAAGGCTTTCAGCCATTCGCGCCACTCGCGCTTGACCTTCTCCGCGCCGTACTTCGGCGGCTTCACCGGCGCCGGCCCACCGGCGAACCTGTGCGCGAACCGTACGTCCGCCCAGCGGATCATGCTGTGACCGAACGCCACGCTGAAGCCGAGGTACGTCGCCGCGAGCCCGTGCGTGATGTCCGCGCTGCCGCCGCTTCGCAGATCGATCACCGTGGCGACCAGCATCACGACGTCGATCAACGGAACGCAGATCAGCAGTGCCGCGCCGAGCTTCTTCTTCAGCAGCAGGTAGCGAGCCGAGAGTCCCAGTGCGATGAAGACCCAGAACGCGACCTCCGCGCCCACGATCACCGCGACGAGCGGGTTGTCCCTGAGGAGTTCGATGAGGTTCGTCACGACTAAGAGCCTCGCGCCGAACCCCCTTCGGCCGCGTCAGTGAGCCGTACGACTAGCGGGTCATCCTTTCGAAGGACCCGAGGTGAGCCCGAGCTCCTGCGCGAGGATCGCGGCCTGTACGCGCGACTGGAGGTCCAGCTTCGCCAGCACTCGCGACACGTGCGTCTTCACCGTCGTCTCGCCGATGAACAGGGCCTTGCCGATCTGCTGGTTCGACATGCCCTCGCCGAGACAGACGAGCACGTCTCGTTCGCGGTCGGTGAGGTCGTCCAGTCCTGGTGGGGCGGCGACGGGCTCGGGCGCCTGGGTGGCGAACGTGGTCAGCAGCCGCCGGGTCACGCTCGGCTCGATCACCCCGTCGCCCGCAGCCACGCGTCGTACGGAGTCGACCAGCCGTGCCGCGTCGACCGACTTCAGCAGGAACCCGGCCGCCCCGGCGCGCAACGCCCCGTAAACGACGTCGTCGAGGTCGAACGTGGTGAGGATCAGCACCTCGCACACGCGGTCCGCCACGAGCTCGCGGGTGGCCTCGATCCCATCCATGCCGGGCATGCGTACGTCCATCAGCACCAGGTCGGGCCGCAACGCTCGGGCCATCGAGACCGCGGAAGCGCCGTCGGAAGCCTCGCCGACGACCTCGATATCCTCGGCCCCGTTGAGAATCATCACCAGGCCGACGCGGATCGCGGCGTGGTCGTCGGCGACCAACACCTTGGTGGTCAAGGGTTCCTCCCTTCCACGGGAAGCTCGGCGCGTACCTGCCAGCGGTCGCCCAGCTTGCCAGCCGCCAGCGTTCCTCCCACTGCCTGGGCGCGTTCTCTTAGATGGAGCAGCCCGAGCCCGGAGCCGTTCGAGGACGCGGGAACGTTCCGCGCCAGTGGGTTCACGACCTCGACGATGAGGGCGTCGTCTTCGCGTTTGACGCTCACCCGAACGGTCGATCCGGGCGCGTGCTTGAGCGCGTTCGTCAACGCCTCTTGAACGATCCGGTACGCCGCGAGGTCGACGGCCGTCGCCAACGGCCCGCCAACGTCCACGTCGGTCTGGACGTCGAGACCACCGGCACGGGCGGAGTCGAGCAGCCTGGACAGCTCGCTCAACCGCGGCGGCGAGGTGTGCGGGTCGACGTCCTCGCCGGTGTCCTCGGCGCGGAGAAGGCCGACCATCGTGCGCATCTCGTTCAACGAGGACACGGAGTTCTGGCGTACTGACTCGAGCACGGTGCGGAAGTTCGGCGGCACCCCGTTCGCGCCGGTGCTGAGCAGCGCCTCGGCCTGGATCGCGATCGCGGACAGCTGGCCCGCGATGACGTCGTGCAGGTCGCGCGCCATCCGCGCGCGTTCGGCCGCGACGGCTGCCCGCCGGTCGAGCTCGGCGATCTGGACAGCCTGCTCGGCGCGAATGCGTTCGGCGTCGGCGATGTCGCGGTGCTGGCGTACGTTCAACGCCCACCAGACCGGGATCAGCGGCACGGTGGCGACCTGCAGGAAGGTCACGAGCGCGTTGCGCCAGTCGGGAACCTGGGTCGCGATCGCCACCGCCGTGGTGACCGACGTGACCGCGGTGAGGACGACGACGA is part of the Tenggerimyces flavus genome and encodes:
- a CDS encoding aldo/keto reductase, whose protein sequence is MEQRYLGRTGLKVSRLALGTMTWGRDTDEHEARDQLLAFVDAGGTLVDTAAGYADGDSERVLGSFIGDLVPRDLLVVATKSGISRRTGTRVVDVSRRTLLADLEGSLRRLRLECVDLWQVHTWSDAAPLEETLSALDYAVSSGRARYVGVSNYSGWQTGRAVTYQQAWPGRAPIVSTQVEYSLLQRGIEREVLPAAASLGLGVLPWSPLGRGVLTGKYRSGTPADSRAASPHFERFVGIYLDKRSHRVVDAVVRAADGLGLAPLEVALAWVRDRPGVTAPVVGARTAAQLRGSLTVEDVTLPPEITAALDDVSA
- a CDS encoding response regulator codes for the protein MTTKVLVADDHAAIRVGLVMILNGAEDIEVVGEASDGASAVSMARALRPDLVLMDVRMPGMDGIEATRELVADRVCEVLILTTFDLDDVVYGALRAGAAGFLLKSVDAARLVDSVRRVAAGDGVIEPSVTRRLLTTFATQAPEPVAAPPGLDDLTDRERDVLVCLGEGMSNQQIGKALFIGETTVKTHVSRVLAKLDLQSRVQAAILAQELGLTSGPSKG
- a CDS encoding sensor histidine kinase, whose product is MWVATFLGTWWRTPPWRDRLALVLTLLIGALIYSSNLYAVVPSRLADLPVGWRFAIFAVACALQFWRASRPQVAFVGGVVVLAVDVLLGPTFPMFLVIGDLLYCVVLYGRREFARVVVVLTAVTSVTTAVAIATQVPDWRNALVTFLQVATVPLIPVWWALNVRQHRDIADAERIRAEQAVQIAELDRRAAVAAERARMARDLHDVIAGQLSAIAIQAEALLSTGANGVPPNFRTVLESVRQNSVSSLNEMRTMVGLLRAEDTGEDVDPHTSPPRLSELSRLLDSARAGGLDVQTDVDVGGPLATAVDLAAYRIVQEALTNALKHAPGSTVRVSVKREDDALIVEVVNPLARNVPASSNGSGLGLLHLRERAQAVGGTLAAGKLGDRWQVRAELPVEGRNP